The proteins below come from a single Iocasia fonsfrigidae genomic window:
- a CDS encoding contractile injection system protein, VgrG/Pvc8 family, whose protein sequence is MSEKKITHKELLTFSNLTNLDWHFVDIEPKQETDQNGKVSFVYHKLNSLLTPNSFIKAYKNPRTKRDPIYCYGTDNQGTYLGKDEGLAEMRQNAGIAMEYLEKWQDEGNKEGKFLGEWEVVYGADSYKVVTDYLDYIYRQSIKGKTGQETTLSHEEIMREMEVPSREGVEETEEHIENIEFGVNCAEKLLSLVIWKKKLDSSGKIKKVTKEILKGVSRNELKELAKKIEIPSIKLFMLAYLNRNSGLYITKDLSKEIAEDYQESLEEKTRVEGYEDILEENIKVKITQSLKMHDTGFRVLVLKKGDDIVISYKGKKTPQSKILPEDLDYLQIVYDKIKREHNKQNTKISFTGFEGGADLGFINSLFADEKDECRAGLFYNKIDVLKGFIDFTPEDIDKEYIGNISIIVVSEAKGITNQMAENAFYSLLLLGAAKSVAVTAVTSTLLVAGVIIILIGILNVVKKVLKDICTEKTYKRLQELGFVATDKSAEKLLGDDLVKGYITDEFYEHNNYVEFPIRQYPDSKGNIKCQLLLSEPVEFTSPTPLANNKHTIKIKKEDAVYLLLNMGKNEILKEDYSFTLQNQEVKFEYLFYRRSAAKREMVHNAILGPQEETVGYVHQYWGLAKNKSGYYEIKGTFKKDPNPPQEQVFGDVPYNVLLKEEEEEITKYNMLVNLMEITGTIQRNYIKKKDDIFEFIYPEDNKPVVVQEIPTISQNNEEYEYNEFFFMPYLDEDGIISQELRSEYIASVFKSAVLYYYLKKLAPKPRGSNYTFKHRLNKIKYGQEDINKIEYNFGEKTINEKFRMIMYELQYGGGSPRSHGSIKEIPNCQVSPYYYKSILDIFKDEIQEFEKYYQVKNIKEVERRYAVFFVKEDIDGLIMIDPTSALEYKYNPDDYILGGELKIKALNISDKEREKKEAQKKEFRKLAPQESLSSLSMLIMLKEGEKENLKNSLSEEQKEEIKYLIASRNKGYEESEESLAVEEVDTSWDETDRERYYLNNYRNPQQSIEEKALKFNQYLFAKDFKQNQAYIARNIFGIDLSKENTAILKEIGKKIRTEKKFKADIYQDEEKKSLVINYDSSGLDYKLVNLCAAIGIPNEEFDRAEKVYRQEVEENGEEYQYTLKAYSAGGALAQYAGLMSEGYLPNYQVINYNPLGIGKMLKFNGNEFLGYKIGLDYYLSKILQGNNSMNILLYELIDRGVIKYGNISSEYRNQYAQTINSLKMKRLLYSVYQDKFNLSEKQAKEIIDKNFNPLIIERKMRLIDRYQAYESRVRGGEGNYDNIINYIISDDIIANLFEKAGASYIVDKDLKGFEKGKNPTLINRIKKLKEEELEKELKTRLDQFVPFLLLKENANGGSAVNRLRRKPAVGNMTNKLSQDYLQALIKDIVLDLNKKDKNVLKELFKRSRRGHSDYFLEIIKDRLRHSMKSQKKLAEDERVFKSRYLQEKPELLTEKDKVYPLAQAALEQMEEMNNAELQDLYNWEIRGDGIELILCPQKEEEEVKVIEYYSSDSALKFDNQEKRLKLECQDPSKNRIYGSNRQGNYFPEKDIEYLVSEDEVYEFNNTQGLGFTIFSPYTSPEKIIKIDGITIDRQYEEIDRDEANIGKRTKTLRDSYFGDNIILRDKKSIYGEPCGELIYFYGPEKKDELIIEGFQNGDYGIKLREKIRSKEEKAAALTYTEHQLKIEPFEFAILNKFKISREIYQHSVLEVQGVIKKENRHKYYQYLREQEDPTITITYDNDDRKILFKGIIEEFGLGTRENQTHYLRIKAFSYSKLLARRRRNRVFQNIGTSYQGVFDKIKSQNLEFHIDFADTSVASTPLINEDYPVVIQYKESEWDFIKRLATYVNQILIVDDTKDNQEIINIQAGPHNNVAQELNNIAGGEGRKTGRKNTKYKYYRIKEHEHYRSDDIFQIGKKVNYRISNKTKETLELIIIKNVIYLKNQRLCSDLIMVKEEDIKLVKEIREKRIEGRSFRGEVVKVNNKYQAKVRFIDLADDFQEDKAHWFPIDRIYTTAFIAPEIGDIVDIYFKARNEKYASVGKTTRVEKREINHDPADKMIKTPGDYQIRLNNQSVLFAAPKMSSKVELKEKEINLESNGSSIKMKENIKLKADKAFMLIDKDVLQFGFGGNGIKVKDGEINIS, encoded by the coding sequence ATGAGTGAGAAAAAAATAACTCATAAAGAGTTATTAACTTTCAGTAATTTAACAAATTTAGACTGGCATTTTGTAGATATAGAACCAAAACAAGAAACTGATCAGAATGGGAAAGTGTCTTTTGTATACCATAAACTCAACAGCCTCCTAACCCCAAATTCATTTATAAAGGCCTATAAAAATCCCAGAACAAAGAGAGATCCAATTTATTGTTATGGTACAGATAATCAAGGGACTTATTTAGGAAAAGACGAAGGTCTGGCTGAGATGCGCCAGAATGCTGGTATAGCGATGGAGTATCTGGAGAAGTGGCAGGATGAGGGGAATAAGGAAGGTAAGTTTCTGGGTGAGTGGGAGGTTGTTTATGGTGCTGATAGTTATAAGGTGGTAACGGATTATTTAGACTATATTTACCGTCAGAGTATCAAGGGAAAAACCGGGCAGGAGACAACCCTTAGTCATGAAGAGATTATGCGGGAGATGGAGGTGCCTAGCAGGGAAGGGGTTGAGGAGACTGAGGAACATATAGAGAATATAGAGTTTGGTGTAAATTGTGCTGAAAAGCTGCTGTCATTAGTAATCTGGAAGAAGAAATTAGATTCATCAGGGAAAATAAAAAAAGTAACAAAAGAAATATTAAAGGGTGTTTCCAGAAATGAATTAAAAGAGCTGGCTAAAAAGATAGAAATCCCTTCTATAAAACTATTTATGTTGGCTTATCTTAATAGAAATTCAGGACTATATATAACAAAAGACCTTAGCAAAGAAATTGCCGAAGATTATCAAGAGAGCCTTGAAGAAAAAACAAGGGTAGAGGGGTATGAGGACATTCTGGAGGAAAATATAAAGGTTAAGATAACCCAGAGTCTGAAAATGCATGATACAGGTTTTAGGGTGTTGGTCTTAAAAAAGGGTGATGATATTGTAATCTCATATAAAGGTAAAAAGACACCCCAGAGCAAGATACTCCCTGAAGACCTGGATTATCTTCAAATAGTATATGACAAGATAAAAAGGGAACATAATAAGCAAAATACGAAAATAAGCTTTACCGGGTTTGAAGGGGGAGCAGACCTGGGGTTTATTAACTCTCTGTTTGCAGATGAGAAAGATGAATGCAGGGCAGGTCTTTTCTATAATAAAATAGATGTTCTAAAGGGTTTTATAGATTTTACCCCTGAAGATATAGACAAAGAGTACATAGGTAATATATCTATAATAGTAGTCTCAGAAGCAAAAGGGATTACAAACCAGATGGCAGAAAACGCCTTTTACTCCCTTTTATTACTTGGGGCAGCTAAAAGTGTTGCTGTAACAGCGGTTACCAGTACACTGTTAGTAGCAGGGGTAATAATTATCCTGATTGGAATACTGAATGTAGTTAAAAAAGTCCTCAAAGATATATGTACTGAGAAGACATATAAGAGATTACAGGAACTGGGTTTTGTAGCTACAGACAAATCAGCTGAAAAATTACTGGGAGATGATTTAGTCAAAGGTTATATAACAGATGAGTTCTATGAGCATAATAATTATGTTGAATTCCCTATCAGACAATACCCGGATTCTAAAGGGAATATTAAGTGTCAATTATTATTATCAGAACCAGTTGAATTTACATCACCAACCCCGTTAGCAAATAATAAGCATACAATCAAAATAAAAAAAGAGGATGCAGTTTATCTTTTGCTTAACATGGGAAAAAATGAAATTTTAAAAGAAGATTATAGTTTTACACTGCAAAATCAGGAAGTTAAATTTGAATATCTATTTTACCGCAGGTCAGCAGCTAAACGGGAAATGGTACATAATGCAATTTTGGGACCGCAGGAGGAAACAGTAGGTTATGTACACCAGTACTGGGGGTTAGCTAAAAACAAAAGTGGTTACTATGAAATAAAAGGAACCTTTAAAAAAGACCCAAATCCACCCCAAGAACAGGTATTTGGTGATGTACCATATAATGTTTTATTAAAAGAAGAAGAGGAAGAAATAACTAAATACAACATGTTAGTTAACCTAATGGAGATAACAGGGACAATACAGAGGAACTATATTAAGAAAAAGGATGATATTTTTGAATTCATTTACCCTGAAGATAATAAACCTGTAGTTGTACAGGAGATACCTACTATCAGTCAAAACAATGAGGAATATGAATATAATGAGTTCTTCTTTATGCCCTATCTAGATGAAGATGGCATAATAAGTCAGGAATTAAGGTCTGAATACATAGCCAGTGTTTTTAAAAGCGCAGTATTATATTACTATCTAAAAAAATTAGCCCCCAAACCAAGAGGAAGTAACTATACTTTTAAACATAGATTAAATAAAATCAAATATGGACAGGAAGATATAAATAAAATTGAATATAATTTTGGGGAGAAAACCATAAATGAAAAATTCAGGATGATCATGTATGAATTACAGTATGGGGGCGGCAGCCCCAGAAGCCATGGTAGTATTAAAGAAATACCAAATTGTCAGGTATCACCCTATTACTACAAAAGTATCTTAGATATCTTTAAAGATGAAATACAGGAGTTTGAAAAATACTATCAAGTTAAGAATATAAAGGAAGTAGAGAGGCGTTATGCAGTATTTTTTGTTAAAGAGGATATTGATGGTCTGATAATGATAGACCCTACTTCAGCTTTGGAATATAAATATAACCCTGACGACTATATCCTGGGGGGAGAACTAAAGATAAAGGCCTTAAATATCTCAGATAAAGAAAGGGAGAAGAAGGAAGCTCAGAAAAAAGAATTCAGGAAATTAGCTCCCCAGGAGTCACTTTCTTCGCTCTCTATGTTAATTATGCTTAAAGAAGGAGAAAAAGAGAACCTTAAAAATAGTCTTTCAGAAGAACAAAAAGAAGAGATTAAGTATTTAATAGCTTCTAGAAATAAAGGCTATGAAGAAAGTGAAGAATCATTAGCTGTTGAAGAGGTAGATACTTCATGGGATGAAACAGATAGAGAAAGATATTATCTAAATAATTATAGAAACCCCCAGCAGAGTATAGAAGAAAAAGCCTTAAAGTTTAATCAGTATTTGTTTGCTAAGGATTTCAAACAAAATCAAGCATATATAGCCAGGAATATATTTGGCATAGATTTAAGTAAAGAAAATACAGCAATATTAAAAGAAATAGGGAAAAAAATAAGAACTGAGAAGAAATTCAAAGCAGATATATATCAAGATGAAGAAAAAAAAAGCCTGGTAATCAATTATGATTCTAGTGGTCTTGATTATAAACTAGTTAACTTATGTGCTGCTATAGGAATTCCCAATGAAGAATTTGATCGAGCAGAAAAGGTCTATCGTCAGGAAGTAGAAGAAAATGGAGAAGAATATCAATATACTTTAAAGGCTTATTCTGCTGGAGGGGCTCTGGCTCAATATGCCGGGTTAATGTCAGAAGGATATCTTCCCAACTACCAAGTGATAAATTACAATCCCTTAGGGATAGGTAAGATGTTGAAATTTAATGGCAACGAATTCTTAGGTTATAAAATAGGTTTAGACTATTATTTAAGTAAAATACTTCAGGGAAATAATAGTATGAACATACTATTATATGAACTTATCGACCGCGGTGTCATAAAATATGGCAATATCAGTAGTGAATATAGAAATCAGTATGCCCAGACCATTAATTCCCTAAAAATGAAGAGGCTTTTATATAGTGTATATCAAGATAAATTTAATTTAAGTGAAAAACAGGCTAAAGAGATTATTGATAAAAATTTTAACCCTTTAATAATTGAAAGAAAGATGAGGTTGATAGATCGATATCAGGCCTATGAATCCAGGGTTAGAGGTGGAGAAGGGAATTATGATAACATTATAAATTACATCATTTCCGATGATATAATAGCCAATCTATTTGAAAAAGCAGGGGCAAGCTATATAGTAGATAAAGACCTAAAAGGTTTTGAAAAAGGGAAAAACCCTACTTTAATCAATAGAATCAAAAAATTAAAGGAAGAGGAATTAGAAAAAGAGTTAAAAACCAGGCTTGATCAGTTTGTACCATTTCTTTTATTAAAAGAAAATGCTAATGGTGGCTCAGCTGTAAATAGACTTAGAAGGAAACCAGCAGTAGGTAATATGACTAACAAACTCAGTCAGGACTATTTACAGGCACTTATCAAAGACATAGTTCTTGACCTCAATAAAAAAGACAAAAATGTCTTAAAAGAACTGTTTAAACGATCCCGGAGGGGACATAGTGATTATTTTTTGGAGATAATCAAGGACAGGCTGCGCCACAGTATGAAATCACAAAAAAAACTAGCTGAAGATGAGAGAGTCTTTAAGAGCCGTTATCTCCAGGAAAAACCCGAACTCCTAACAGAAAAAGACAAGGTATATCCCCTGGCCCAGGCAGCCCTCGAACAAATGGAGGAGATGAATAACGCTGAACTCCAGGATTTATATAACTGGGAGATAAGGGGAGACGGTATAGAATTAATACTCTGTCCCCAAAAAGAAGAAGAAGAGGTAAAAGTCATAGAATACTACAGCTCTGATTCTGCCCTGAAATTTGACAATCAGGAAAAGAGGCTGAAACTGGAATGCCAGGACCCATCAAAAAACCGTATTTATGGCTCCAACAGACAGGGTAATTACTTTCCTGAAAAAGATATAGAATACCTTGTTTCAGAAGATGAGGTCTATGAGTTTAATAATACCCAGGGGCTAGGTTTTACCATCTTCAGTCCATATACCAGTCCGGAGAAAATAATAAAAATAGATGGTATAACTATAGACAGACAATACGAAGAAATAGACAGGGATGAGGCTAATATCGGAAAAAGGACAAAAACACTGCGAGACAGCTACTTTGGAGATAACATTATCCTCAGAGACAAAAAAAGTATCTATGGAGAACCCTGTGGCGAGTTAATCTATTTCTACGGTCCAGAGAAAAAAGACGAACTCATCATCGAAGGCTTCCAGAACGGAGACTATGGTATCAAACTAAGGGAAAAAATCCGTTCAAAAGAAGAAAAAGCAGCAGCTCTTACCTATACAGAACACCAGCTTAAAATAGAACCCTTTGAATTTGCCATCCTCAACAAATTCAAAATCAGTAGGGAGATTTACCAGCACAGTGTCCTGGAAGTACAGGGGGTCATCAAAAAAGAAAACAGACACAAGTACTATCAATACCTGCGAGAACAAGAAGACCCCACCATCACAATCACCTATGACAATGATGACCGGAAAATACTCTTTAAAGGCATTATCGAAGAATTTGGACTAGGTACCAGAGAAAACCAGACCCATTATCTCAGGATCAAAGCCTTCTCCTACAGTAAACTCTTAGCAAGGAGGAGGAGAAACAGGGTCTTTCAGAATATAGGGACAAGTTATCAGGGGGTATTTGACAAAATAAAGAGTCAAAACTTGGAATTTCATATCGACTTTGCCGACACTTCAGTTGCCAGTACACCCCTAATCAATGAAGACTACCCGGTAGTCATCCAGTATAAAGAAAGTGAATGGGATTTTATCAAAAGACTGGCCACATATGTAAACCAGATACTGATAGTAGACGATACCAAAGACAATCAGGAAATAATAAATATCCAGGCCGGCCCTCATAACAATGTAGCCCAAGAACTCAATAATATTGCAGGGGGAGAAGGAAGAAAAACCGGGCGGAAAAACACCAAATATAAGTATTACAGAATAAAAGAACACGAACACTACCGTTCAGACGATATCTTTCAAATCGGTAAAAAAGTAAACTATAGAATCAGTAACAAAACCAAAGAAACCCTGGAACTAATCATCATTAAAAATGTTATCTATCTCAAAAACCAGCGCCTGTGCTCAGACCTAATCATGGTCAAAGAAGAAGACATCAAACTGGTCAAAGAGATCAGGGAAAAAAGGATAGAAGGGCGGAGCTTCAGGGGAGAAGTCGTTAAAGTCAATAACAAGTACCAGGCTAAGGTAAGATTTATTGACCTGGCAGATGACTTTCAAGAAGATAAGGCCCACTGGTTTCCCATAGACCGGATATATACCACTGCCTTTATTGCTCCAGAAATAGGGGATATAGTAGATATCTACTTTAAGGCCCGCAATGAAAAATATGCCTCAGTAGGCAAAACTACAAGGGTTGAAAAAAGGGAGATAAACCATGATCCGGCAGACAAGATGATCAAAACACCAGGGGACTATCAAATCAGACTAAACAACCAGAGTGTCCTATTTGCAGCCCCAAAGATGAGCTCCAAAGTAGAGTTAAAAGAAAAGGAAATAAACTTAGAGAGCAATGGCAGCAGCATAAAAATGAAAGAAAATATTAAGCTAAAGGCAGATAAGGCCTTTATGTTGATTGATAAAGATGTGTTACAGTTTGGTTTTGGAGGTAATGGGATTAAGGTTAAGGATGGGGAGATAAATATTTCTTAG